cgttataaaaatgaatgcaCCAAACAAACACGATTCACGTCAGTCCAACGAAtggaaaattctttaaacCGTCTTGAGGTAGGCCTACATTTAATTGTTGATTTTATAATTAACAAGTTATAATTTTATTCCTATTAAATAGAATACGCCGAGCGAAGAACTTTCAGTTGTGAAAAATTGTCGTCCTCCAAGCGATTGGCCACAGCAGGGTTGTGTCACATTTTCAAACGTCAAAATGCGCTACCGACCTAATTTGCCACTTGTccttaaaaatgtttcttttgttatcaAGCCCAAGGAAAAAATAGGTATTCTTAGtagattttatatttaaattttattttatttctcagtCGAATTCACTGTAATGATCACTATTTTATCTCGAAAGCAATTGTTGGGAGAACAGGTGCGGGTAAATCATCTTTGGTGGTCGCGCTGTTTAGACTGGTGGATTTGACTTCCGGTTTCATCGAAATTGATGGGATTAATATTGCTGAAATGGGTCTTGATGACCTTCGATCGAAGTTGTCCATTATTCCTCAATACCCGGTGCTTTTCATTGGTTCCATTAGGtgagtttaaattttttttttatgttttcgctagataataatttttttttcggtagaTATAACTTAGATCCTTTAGAAAAATACTCGGATGAGGCCATTTGGGAGGTCCTTGAGCGTACtcatatgaaaaaaaaaggtgaaatccCTTCCTGGACAACTGAGCAATACCAAGAACAAAGATAGTTTTTCTGTGGGTGAGAGGCACCTACTTTGCATGGCAAGAGCTCTGTTACGACAGAATAAGGTATACATATAGTCATATGTTTGATGAGTTCAGTTTTCCCATAATAATTTAAACTTCTATGCCCAACAGATTTTTGTGATCGATGAAGCCACTGCCGCTCTTGATGCAAAAACGGACGCACTACTTCAACAAACGTTGCGTGAAACTTTTGAGGATTGTACAGTCTTGACAATTACCCATCGGTTGAACACTGCCGCTCAGTGTGATCGTGTACTTGTAATTCAAGACGGAATAGTGACTGAGTTTGATGAGCCTTCGACGCTTCTTGCAAATTCACATTCTTCTTTTGCCAGTATGAAGATGACAGcagcaaaaaaccaaaaagaattttatgaACTAGATTTataattgtatttaattttgaattctaaAATATGGCTATATTGTgtcaaaatgtgtttttatatttgcttgaaaatggaataattGACGCAGACAAATGGTAAACGTTGTCGATCAATCGTGAGTAGcacattttttgtaatttagtATAATCGAAGTTgtaaatgaaacaatttcaagttgaaattcaaaatcaaaatttttgattcGTTATTTTAAATATCCTAATCATACAGTAAGGCAAGCTTGCTACATGTAAGGCCATGTATTGACGCCTGCAATTACTCCAAAAATGACTCCAGCAGGAATGCCCAGCAGTAATACTATCCAACAGTAATTTTCTCCACAGGTTTTACAAGAGCTCCTTCTCTGCATTTCGGCGAAAGGTGTTCCGCTGTTGACGTTGCCAATTCTGGAATGACGTAATGCAGCATAGGAGTTAGGGCGAACGccttattaaaaataaaaaataaaatacggaagaaaatttaataaaaagaaaatcgggcataaaaaatatgggTTAATCAATAATACCAGATCTGGTAAATCCACAGCAGTTGAATACACATGCGGCAATTAACGGTATTAGAATGAAGCTGACCGAACATCCAACTATCAAAACCACActcatcatttgaaaaattctaccGATTTGATCACCCACTGGATGCTCTGATTCCGAGTAagattcattaatttcctCATCTGTATCGATTTGAGTTGATATCAACACTGCCATCGATTTATACACAATAGAATGGGCAgctttacttaaaaaattattgattttttgatcaaacGTAATCGGTTCTTCGGTACTCGATTCCGCAGTTAAGAAAGCAAATTGTTTCATAACGACCGCTAAGGAAATAATTAACTCAGAACTCCGCCACGGCATTGTAGTTTGCAGCGTCTAATCCTAATAAATGTCCATTCGGTCTGTGACttgtaagaaaatttttgtttaataataataaaaaataaagtacgtacctaaaagaatttctttctaATGACTATCAGCTTAACTTTTGAGAATCGCAAATTAAATGCCACGTACGTTAAATAATGTCGATGCCAAGACAGAAAAAAGACTTTCGTATTCCCATTTCAAAGTCCCTTATAAAACCAGTTGTTgtgtccttttgtttttcctatctCACGtaatcttatcttatcttacaGGAAGGCGGAGTTAGTAGTGTGATACATATTTTTTGGACTATAAaagcatttattttgttttattgcaaAGTCCCTAAGGCTAGAGGATAACCATGAAGAGAAGAACAGTTTGCTACGAATCAAGCAGCCAGTCGTGCGTCAAGGACGACACCGTAATGGTGTGGTACCAAAGCGGATACGGCCGCTTCGGTTTCACCCCTACTCACGGAGTGAGGCTTCATGTTGACATGTTGTCATCTTTCGTAAAACTGGAGGAGTTAACCAGGAACAGTTTTCTCCATAACATTGCTTTTGATAAGGTTGTTTTATTCACAATAATACTGTTTTAAGGGCATGTGAACTCCCAGTTTTAGTGACGTCATTAGATCTTATCcccaaattattatttcagctCAAATTGTAGATTAAATGGCTCGTTGGCGTTTCATGCTGCTACTGATTATTCTCTTGTTGAACGTCgttttgccattttcttcAGCATCACAGAATGTAACTGAAGCAGAAGCTTATGGTGCTGGGAATATTAGAGATGATCAGTTCGGCATAACGATTCTTAGAATCCTTAAAACTGTTGGTGTTGCACTTGGAGTTGCATTGGTTGTTACTTTTATAGCACCGATAGTTATTTACTTCCTACTCTGCTGTATCGGATTTA
This region of Daphnia pulex isolate KAP4 chromosome 9, ASM2113471v1 genomic DNA includes:
- the LOC124201665 gene encoding LOW QUALITY PROTEIN: ATP-binding cassette sub-family C member 5-like (The sequence of the model RefSeq protein was modified relative to this genomic sequence to represent the inferred CDS: inserted 1 base in 1 codon; deleted 3 bases in 2 codons), which translates into the protein MTADCRLPQCNEALIQNVLXVAVSIIFIAIVAPWLVAIGLLAVIFVLLSRVFRCGLRDLKRLDNVSRSSIYSHVAATISGLDTIRAFGKERDFTSKFMELYDENSIQFFMFTCSIRWINLRLDLIAVCIMGITAGLVVVLRGIPAAFAGLALAHASQLSGILQNTVRWASETERYKNECTKQTRFTSVQRMENSLNRLENTPSEELSVVKNCRPPSDWPQQGCVTFSNVKMRYRPNLPLVLKNVSFVIKPKEKIAIVGRTGAGKSSLVVALFRLVDLTSGFIEIDGINIAEMGLDDLRSKLSIIPQYPVLFIGSIRYNLDPLEKYSDEAIWEVLERTHMKKKVKSLPGQLSNTKNKDSFSVGERHLLCMARALLRQNKIFVIDEATAALDAKTDALLQQTLRETFEDCTVLTITHRLNTAAQCDRVLVIQDGIVTEFDEPSTLLANSHSSFASMKMTAAKNQKEFYELDL
- the LOC124202817 gene encoding uncharacterized protein LOC124202817, producing MARWRFMLLLIILLLNVVLPFSSASQNVTEAEAYGAGNIRDDQFGITILRILKTVGVALGVALVVTFIAPIVIYFLLCCIGFTCSGVRANSYAAVRQSDYGDVEAGSCFSCAQSMGACGSMGRNVLIGLIFGILAGAIAGYYAWFYFL